The following proteins come from a genomic window of Rutidosis leptorrhynchoides isolate AG116_Rl617_1_P2 chromosome 10, CSIRO_AGI_Rlap_v1, whole genome shotgun sequence:
- the LOC139870482 gene encoding uncharacterized protein, which yields MAGGDETSGKKTETTPDTNSPFYIHASDYPKQMQVNETLNDNNYADWSQEMMNFLFAKNKVGFVDGSLKRPEQTAAEYMLWMRCDAMVKGWLTTAMEKEIRSSVKYANAASEIWNNLKERFGKESAPRAYELKQTLSMTHQDGTTISVYYTKLRGLWDEIDSILSIPKCTCGLCTFDVGKNSVMLKEKERLYEFLMGLDNQFSVIKTQILAMNPLPNLGNAYHLVAEDERQRSISTEKRPSQDAAAFKTWTLTRKEGIKGQKQHSFAPRDTKRVETKETCTVCGKECFG from the exons ATGGCAGGAGGTGATGAAACTTCTGGCAAGAAAACCGAAACAACCCCAGATACAAATTCACCCTTCTACATACATGCTTCTGATTATCCAAAACAGATGCAGGTTAATGAAACGCTCAATGATAACAACTATGCCGATTGGTCACAAGAGATGATGAATTTTCTCTTTGCCAAGAACAAGGTCGGTTTCGTTGATGGGTCTCTAAAAAGGCCAGAACAAACAGCAGCAGAATACATGTTATGGATGAGATGTGATGCTATGGTGAAAGGGTGGCTAACCACCGCGATGGAGAAAGAAATTCGAAGCAGCGTTAAATATGCCAATGCTGCTTCTGAAATCTGGAATAATTTAAAAGAGAGATTTGGTAAAGAAAGTGCTCCTAGAGCGTATGAATTAAAGCAAACCCTATCGATGACCCATCAAGATGGAACCACCATCTCGGTTTATTACACAAAGCTGCGTGGACTTTGGGATGAGATAGACTCGATTTTATCTATACCAAAGTGTACTTGCGGTCTCTGTACATTTGATGTTGGGAAGAATTCTGTCATGTTGAAAGAAAAAGAACGACTTTACGAGTTTCTCATGGGACTTGATAATCAATTCTCTGTAATCAAAACTCAAATTCTTGCCATGAATCCTCTACCAAACCTAGGGAACGCCTACCACCTAGTAGCCGAAGATGAACGACAAAGAAGCATCTCAACAGAAAAGAGACCGAGCCAAGATGCTGCTGCCTTTAAAACATGGACACTGACACGAAAAGAAGGAATTAAAGGACAAAAGCAACACAGTTTCGCTCCAAGGGATACCAAACGTGTTGAAACCAAAGAAACCTGTACAGTGTGTGGAAAAGAATG ttttggttag